The Dyadobacter sp. 676 DNA window TGCGCTCGAAGGTGCAGAGCTGTTAATGATCCCCGACGACTTCATACCCGATGACGTGGATGTACAGCCACGATTTCACGGCGGGCAGCCTGCACTTCGAAAATACATCGATAAATACCTTGAAATACCCGACGCCGTCCCGAAATTCAGAATAAACGGTAATGTACATACGTCGTTTACATTACCGAAACCGGGGAAATAACGGAAGCAATGGTCGTTAAAAGCCTGCAATACGATTGCGACCAGGCTGCATTGACACTTATCCATTACATGCCTGAATGGAAGCCGGCTATCAAAAGCGGAAAGCCGGTCAGTGTCCGGTACTACCTGGAAATACCTTTTGATTACCGAAACCACTAAACTGCCGCTTATCACCTTCTTTCGGCCTTCACACCTGAACTGTTCGCAACGCCTCCGGACAAGTCTTATATTGTATTGTATTCGGACTTTAACCAAAATCACCGGTATGAAAGCGTCGCTACGCCTCAACATCCTTACACTGGTATTTGCCGCAGGCATTCTGCCCGCTGAATGCCAGACATCCCGCATGGCAGCTAAAACGGATTCCCTATTTGCGGAATGGAACAAACCCGGAATGCCCGGTGCGGCAGTGGGCGTAGTCCATGCAGGCAAACTGATTTACGCCAAAGGATTCGGTGAAGCCGACCTGGAAACGGGAGCCAAAATCGGGCCGGAAACGATTTTTCATGTTGCTTCCGTTTCCAAACAGTTTACCGCTTACGCCATCGTACTGCTGGCGGAACAAGGCAAACTTTCGCTTGACGACGACATCCGCAAATACATCCCGGAAGTACCTGATTTTGGTAAAACCATCACTATCAGGCACCTGCTCAACCATACCAGTGGCCTGCGCGATCAATGGAACCTGCTGGCTATGGCCGGCTGGCAGCTCGACGACGTGATCACCAAACAGCACGTCATGAACCTCGTTACCCGTCAGAAAGAGCTAAATTTCGAACCTGGAAGTGCTTATGCCTATTGTAATACGGGTTATACGCTCCTGGCCGAAGCCGCAAGCCGCGTCACCGGGCAACCCTTCGCTTACTGGATGGAACGCAACGTATTCAAACCATTAGGCATGAAGAATACCCAGTTTTTTGATAACCAGGAAGGCATTGTCAAAGGGCGCGCCTACTCTTTTCACCGCACGCCCGGTACCATCGGGCCGACGATGTTCAGCAAAAGCATATTAAGCTATGGCAACGTCGGGGCGACCAGCCTTTTCACGACCGTGAACGATCTGGCTTTGTGGATCGATAATTTCCGCAACCCGCAAATAGGCACTGCGACGATCATGAAACAAATGCTTGAACGTGGTCGGCTCACTAAAGGCGATACGCTTACGTATGCATTCGGACTGGTTCATGGCAAGCACAAAGGCCTGGCTTACTACGGCCACGATGGGGCCGATGCCGGCTTCCGCTCTTCGCTGATTTACTTTCCGAAAGAAGATTACGGCTTCATTGTGCTAAGCAACCAGGCGGAATTCAACCCTCCCAAAAAGAACCTGGAAATGGCGGATCTGTATTTATCCTCCTTCATGAAGGAAGGCAAACCTGCCGCTGTAAGTCCCAAACCGGCCCCATCCGGCGCCTATGCTTTTGACTCGACCTTGTTCCGCGCTTATGCCGGCTCGTACGCACTGGACGAAGCTCCCGGTTTCGTGCTAAAATTCTGGCGGGACGGCAACAACTACTACACCCAGGCCACAGGTCAACCATCGGCAGCCATATTCCCGTCGTCGGACTCGACGTTTTTCCTGAAAGTCGTAGAAGCTTCGGTGGTATTTCACAGAGCCAAAGACGGCAAAGTCAATCGCATTACCTTGCAGCAAAACGGAAACCATCCGGGAACCAGAGTCAACGGGCAGGAACCCGTCGCCACCGATCTTGTCCCGTTCGTCGGCCAATATTACAGCCCCGAGCTTGAAACGATTTACACCATTGCTCAAAAGGGTAATGAATTGAAAATACGGCATATACACCATGGGGAGGCTGATTTGAAGATTGTCGGTAAGGACAAGCTCAATGCGCCCTGGTGGTTTGTTCAAAATATCGAAGTCGTCCGCAATCCTTCCGGCGCAGTCACCGGTATCAAAGTATCGAATGGCCGGGTGGTGAATTTATGGTTTAAAAAGCTCCCGGACGATTTTGCAGCCGATGGCAAATAATTGGTAAGGCAACTATTTACCTATCTGTCGCTTAAAAAACTTCCAGGATTCCTCGAACATGTCGAAATCCGTCACAAACTCATGCCTGCCGTTGACGACCTTCAACAGTGTCACTTCCGGCTTTCCTTTCTTTTGATAGGTGTATTTTTCCACCGTAATATCATTGGAAGTGTCGCCATCCGGCATTATGGATTTCACCGGTTCACCGGTATAACCATCGAGCCTGGCCCAGTATTGGAATGATTGGTCCGTCGAGCGAACAGTTCCCAGCGTAACGCCGGGGGTTTTTACTTCGCCGCCATTGTAAGGATTGGTCTGGTCTGCGGTGCCATTCGTTATCATAACCGGAATGGCCATGTTCATCGGCGTGCAATCCATATTTTCATCCGTAGGCATGTTGGCAACTATTGCCGAAACAGCCCGGATCTTGCCAGGCATGGTCAGCGCCAGCTTATACGACATATGCCCTCCCCCGGAAAAGCCGGTTGCAAAGACCTGCTTTTTATTGATTTTATACCGGGAAGCAAAAAGATCGATCAGCGCATCGAAAAATGCTTCTTCGTTCAGGTTCTCCACGTTGGCAACCGCGGTGGAAGCTTTCCTGCATTCATTCCAATACTTTTTATACCCGCCCGGATAAACCACAACAATATTCTCCGACTCCGCCAGGGATTCCAGCTTCGCCCCACGACGCGCAAAACCCAGCGGCTCGCCGCCCGACCCGTGCATCACAAATACCATACTTGCGCCCGGCCTGACTTTCAGCGACGGATTGTATGCAAAAACACGGTAATGGCCTTCGATCAGCAACGAATCGAGCACATGCTGGGCATTGGTCGACAATGCAGAGAGGATCAGGAATGCGGAAAGGAGCTTTTTAAACATCTCGGTGGGATTGATTTTATTCCCGCAAGTTAACCAAATCCGTCTCTCGAACATCCACATAAAATCGATATTCCTCACCTCATTGGGAATATAAGCTGCGGGAAAAAGTGACGGCATCCGTTTCCATATCTATGATTTTAAAACCCTCCTCCCCTTTCCTCCTTCCGCCCCCTTCACTTCTTCAACATCCGTTCAATAGCCTTCAAAACCGCTTCCCGGTTTTTGGCAGCCTTAATGAACTGCGGCAGCTTCTCGACCATGGTGGTGATGCGCATGGTTTGTCTTTCGCGCAGCCGGGCGGTTACATAATTACGGATTTCCAGTAAATGTTCCTTGTTGCTGGCCCAAAGCGTATCGCCCTTCACATTTTCCCGGAACCAGAGAGGGAGTCCAAACACCGGATCTGCGAGCCTTTCCTTGCTGTATTTCAATCGGTAAGGGACATTGGCAGGCTTGTAAACCTCAGGCACATGGCAATGCGGGCAAGAATATCGGAGTTCAGCAACTTTCTCCTTATTATTCGGAATACTCACCTCGATAGATTCGCCGCAATTCCGGCAAGCCCGACTCACGATAGCCGTATAACGCAGGCGCTCATCTGCCCCCTCGGAGTGGTTACAATGATGGCAAATCAGCTTATCGTCGCCGATTCCCACCAGATCCTTTTTAAGCACCAGCGCCGCCTTCCCGCATTTCGGGCATTCAACCCAAAATTCCCTTGCATACGCGTACCGCGTAGTGGGCGGGCCGATGTACCGGTCCGTTTCCTTTTCCATGTAGCTGGTTCTGACTTTACTTTTTAATGGTAATATCCGGAATCGGCGCCCTGGCCACATCCGTGATGAGCGTTTTACGTTCCGTTTTCAGGCGCGTCAGAAAAGGTTTGATATCGTTGCCGTAAGCGCGGCTACTGAGTGCGTATAATAAGATACCTTTTTGACCCGACTTCGCCGTAACCGCTTTGAAACGGTACACATCGTGCTCGTAAATACTTTTGGCGTCGTTCTGCGCCGTCTGTCCGAGCAAACAATCGATGATTTTCTCGCCAGTGGCGGCGTTGCCGATCACTTCGTAGTTAACATCGAGCGTGTTTTTTAACTGGTCAAGTTCGCGAAGCTTGGTCTGGACGGCATCGTCCACGCCGGCTACCGCGATCACAAAGTCAATGGTTATCATCGATTTATAATTCGGAAAACCGTCGCCGGCGACCAGATATTCCTGCTTGTAAAGCGAAGCATCGGGATGCGACGACCATATCAGCCGGTAATTTTTCTTTTGAAACACAATCGGGCCCGGGATGTCCAGATAATTAACAACCTGTTTATTGCTCTGGCCGAGACCTGCGACCGGCATCAGCAACAGTGAAGCTGCGACTATCGGAATCAGTTGATTTACCATTTTCATGCGTGTATGGATAGATATGAGACGCGAATGCAAAGTCCGGCCCGCGAACCGGACTGCAAACTTATCATCTCAGACAGCCAAACACAATGCCGGATACACATACTATCGCTCCTGAATCCCCTGGATCACAATATTTTGAGTTAACGGCACTCCCAAGGGCTACGGCTTCCGCCAGCAGAAGGTTATTCCTCGTCAGTTCGCTGCGCAGGAATAGCCGCTTTTCGTTCTCGATATTCAATTGATTGTACTCCTCCATTTGCCTGATTTCCTGCAAACGAGTCTGCACCGCGAAGTAAGTCTGTCCCAATGCAACTACTTCTTTCGCCGGATCGGCATTCTGGACTATGAGATAACAGGCGTAGCGGGATAGCTTTACATCTTCCACGTGTCTTTTGCCTCCTTTTCCCGGTTTTATCATTCCTAGGATATCCTCGGAATGATCCCCTATATTCTGCCCGCTATTCATGCAGGCTTCTCTTGCACGTTCAATGGCTGATTTAAAATGACGGTACTCCGTGTATTCCAGCACTTTTGCCAGATCCCTGGCACTCCAAAATTCGTTGCCGCCGTCGTCCGATTTCCTGATTTGCTCAAAGAGCGAGGGAGCTTGTTGTGAAGTCATAACATTCCATTTTTAAGTGTGCAAAATAATTTCAGCAAAGCAAGAAAATTACTGGCAACTTTCAAAGCATTTTGATATTATTGTAATCCATTTTGAGGTATTTATAATATCAATTCTCTATAATACACTCATCGACAATCTATTGAAATGCCCAACCGCTTCGTCTCCATATGGTTCCCACAGCTGGCAACGGATCACCGGATCCGCCTCAGGCCTGAGCTTTTCGGGCTCGAATTTGTGCTGGCAACGCCCGAGCGGGGAAAGATGATCGTGCGGGCCGCCAATGCAGAAGCCTCGGAAATGGGCATTGAAACCGGCATGGTCGTGGCCGATGCACGGGCTATTCTCCCTTCGCTAGTGGTGCTGGACGACGAGCCGGACACTACCCGGCATGCATTGCAGGCACTGGCCGAATGGTGTTTACGCTACTCCCCCACCGTCGCATTGGACGAACCGGATGGACTTATTATGGATGTTACCGGTTGCGCGCACCTGTGGGGAGGTGAGCGCGCATACATGGATGACCTGATCTGCAAGCTCAGCCAGGCGGGATATACCATACGAACGGCCCTGGCCGATACCATCGGGACCGCGTGGGCATATGCGCATTTCGGTCCGCCGGGAGCGATCGTTCCACCCGGCGGCCAGCGCACCGCATTGGAAAAATTACCGCCGGCAGCGTTGCGCATTCCCGCGGAAACCCTCGAAAAGATGCAAAAGCTGGGTTTTTACCGGATCGGCAATTTCATACGGATACCGGCAGGAATGCTGCGCAGGCGATTTGGGCAAATTTTACCCGACAGGTTGGAGCAGGCACTTGGCTATGCGCAGGAATTTATCGTACCCATTCGCCAGGTTGTTCCCTACCAGGAACGGTTGCCATGCCTGGAACCGATCGTGACGGCTGCCGGCATTGAAATAGCCTTGCAGAAATTACTGGAAACGCTTTGCGCGCGGTTGATGAGAGAAGGTAAAGGACTTCGCCGTGGCGTCCTGACCTGCTTCCGGATAGACGGCCGAACGCAGCAAATCGATATTGTGACCAACCGGGCCTCGTATCACGTAAAGCACCTTTTCCGGCTTTTTGAACTCAAAATCAAAACCATTGCTCCCGGTTTCGGCATCGAGCTGTTCACTCTCGAAGCTCCGGAAGTGGAGGCTGTTACCATAACCCAGGAAACGATGTGGGACACAACCGGCGGGTTCGAAAATACGGCGATTACCGAACTGCTCGATGCCATTACCGGACGTACAGGCGCGGAAGCGATACAACGGTATCTGCCCCAGGAGCACCATTGGCCCGAAAGATCGGTTAAAAGGGCACCTTCTTTACATGAAAAACCCCGAACCGGCTGGCGGACCGACAGGCAGAGGCCCGTTTTCCTTTTGCCAAAGCCGGAAACCATTCAGGTTACCGCCCCTATACCGGATTATCCGCCTACCATGTTCGTGTACAAAGGCAAGGTACATTATATCGATAAATCCGAAGGACCCGAGCGCATAGAACAGGAATGGTGGCTGGAACAAGGCCTCTTTCGCGATTATTATACCGTAGAAGACCGGGAAGGGAGGCGCTACTGGCTGTTCCGGTTCGGTCCATATTCCGAAGAAGAAGGAGAGGAGCAGCCGGAATGGTTTATACACGGCTTTTTTGCCTGAAAAACTACACTTCATCGACATGAATTATACCGAATTACAGGTAACCACCAATTTCAGCTTCCTGCGGGGCGGATCGCACCCGGAAGAATTGGTAGAACACGCCATCGCACTGGGTTACAAGGCTATTGCCATCACCGACCGCAATACGCTCGCCGGTATCGTACGCGCGCATGCAGCTGCGAAAAACAAGGATTTCCGTATCATACCAGCCTGCCGTCTGGATCTGCTCGATGGCCCCAGCCTGCTCGCCTATCCTACCGACAGGGAGGCTTACAGCCGGCTTTCCGCATTACTCACGGAAGGAAACCTGCGCACCGAGAAAGGCCAATGCCATCTTTATAAAACTGATATTTACCGTAATGCAAAGGGTATGAAATTTATCGCGGTTCCGCCATCGGCACTCAACGAATCATTTGATTTCGATCCTTCTTTTGCCGAAAACCTGCAAGAATACCGCGAAAAACTCGGTGCCCATCTGTACCTCGGCGCGGTAAGGTCTTATCAGGGCGATGACATGAAAAAACTCTACCGCCTCGACCAGCTCTCCAAACGGTTCGATATTCCCCTGGTAGCAACCAACGATGTGCATTATCACAACCTGCAACGACGTGAATTGCAGGATATACTTACCTGTATCCGCGAAAAATGCACCATTTACAATGCCGGTTTTCGCTTACATGAAAATGCAGAACGCTATCTGAAACCAGCCGCGGAAATGCAACGGCTCTTTTTTAAGTTTCCCGAGGCCATCGAACGCACCCGGGAAATTACCGACGCCTGCCGGTTTTCGTTGAACAGCTTGAAATATGTATATCCGGAAGAGCTGACAACGGAAGGACGGACACCGATGGAGGAACTGAAACACCTTACCTGGATCGGTGCTAAAAAGCGCTTTCAGAATGGAATCCCTCCTGATGTGCATGCTAAAATCTTACACGAATTTAAATTCATCGAAGAAATGGATTACGCCGCCTATTTCCTGACGGTGTACGACATTGTGCGCTTTGCGAACCAACAAAAAATACTCTGCCAGGGGCGCGGTTCCGCAGCCAATTCTGTGATTTGTTATTGCCTCGGGATTACCGCAGTAAATCCGGAAGAAATCGATCTGCTTTTCGAACGCTTCATTTCCTCGGCCCGGAATGAACCTCCCGATATTGACGTGGATTTCGAGCATGAGCGCCGGGAGGAGGTGATGCAATACATCTACAACAAATATGGCCGCGACCGGGCAGGCATTGTCGCAACGGTTACACAGGTCCGGCAAAAGGGCGCCGTTCGGGATGTTGCAAAGGCTATGGGCATGTCCATGGATGCGGTTAACCGGCTTTCCAGCTCGTTATGGGAGTTTTCGGATGAATGGTTCGATGGCAAAATCATTTCCGAACATGGTTTCGACCCCAACGACCCGCACCTGGCCAAAATCCTCGATCTGGCGGGACAATACAAGGGTTTCCCGCGCCAGCTGGGCCAGCATACGGGTGGTTTTGTGATTACCCAGGGTAAATTATCAGACCTCTGCCCTATTCTCAATGCCCGAATGGAAAACCGCACCTGCATCGAATGGAACAAAGATGATATCGATACCCTGGGTTTTCTGAAAATCGATGTGCTTGCACTGGGAATGCTCACATGCTTACGAAAGGCTTTTGATTTACTTAAACAGCATTATAATATTGTCCATGACCTTGCAAGCATCCCCCCAAATGACGAAAAGGTTTACGATATGATTTGCCGGGCCGACACGATCGGCGTTTTCCAGATCGAAAGCCGGGCACAGCAGTCAATGCTGCCTAGACTGGAAGCCTAAGGAATTTTATGATTTGGTCATTGAAGTCGCCATTGTGCGGCCGGGACCGATTCAGGGAGATATGGTACATCCTTACCTAAGAAGAAGAGATGAAATAGAAAAAGAAGAATACCCAAGTGAGGAACTGAGGAAAATTCTGGAAAAGACTAAGGGAGTACCTCTGTTTCAGGAACAAGCTATGAATATTGCCATCGTTGCCGCCGATTTCACCCCTACCGAAGCTGATGAACTACGTCGGAGCATGGCAACTTTTAAAGCAAAGGGCGTAGTATCCAGATTAAGGGAAAAGTTGGTAAGTGGCATGATGAAGAAAGGTTACGAAAAGGATTTCGCCGAGCGTATTTTCAAGCAGCTCGAAGGTTTCGGAAGCTATGGATTTCCGGAAAGCCACGCGGCCAGTTTTGCATTGCTTGTTTATGTTTCGTCCTGGATCAAATACCACCACCCCGATGTTTTTGCCGCCGCTTTGCTTAATAGCCAGCCCATGGGCTTTTACCGGCCCGCACAAATCGTGATCGATGCCCGGAATCACGGCGTAGAAGTGAGGCCGGTAGATATCAATTACTCCTTTTGGGACAATACCCTCGAAAATATCCCCGACCAACGCTGCGCCCTACGGCTCGGCTTCCGGCAGGTCAAGGGATTGAAGGAGGAAGAAATGCATATCCTGGTTTCCTCCCGCACCAGGCCCTTTACCCATATTCATCAATTGCTCGAAATCGGCATTTCAAATACTACGCTGGAAAAGCTCGCCGACGCGGACGCATTCTGTTCCATCGGCTTCGACCGGCGGCAGGCGTTCTGGGAGATTTCCGCATTGACCGACAGGCCGGCCGGGCTCTTCGCGGGACATGCTCCGGCAAGCAACAGCGAACCCGATGTTCGCTTGCCCGCAATGACGTTGTCCGAACACGTCATTCATGATTATTCTGCCACCTCCCTCTCATTGAAAGCACATCCTGTCAGTTTTGTAAGGGATCAGCTGAATGCACTGGGTGCGACACGAAGTATCGATCTCCAACATCTTAACGATGGTCAGATTGTCAAAGTGGCCGGTCTGGTGCTTGTCCGACAACGACCGGGCACAGCGAGCGGCATTTGTTTTATTACAGTCGAAGATGAAACCGGCACGGCAAACCTGGTGGTTTTTAAGAATATCTTCGATGCCTACCGTAAAGAAATACTGAGGTCGAAACTGCTGATGATCGAAGGGAAGGTGCAAAAGGAAGGCCAGGTGATCCATGTCGTAGCGGGCAAATGTTTCAATGTATCCGGATTGCTTCGGAAACTTGCAGCCATCGAAGAGCAGGGAGCCGATGTGCTTACCTTGTCAGAGGTTGATGAAAAGGGTCAACCCGATTCACGGGGCAAATCCAGGAAGATACTACCGCTCAAAAATCCGCAAGCGGAAATTTTCCCGGCGTCCAGGGATTTCAAGTGATCAATGCCCGGCCTCATCAAGCCTGATTACCTGCATTTTATATTCTTCCGGCAACAACAGATTGCGAAGATATGCCCCTGCACCGATCCACCGGCTTATTTTATAAACAGGAAGCAATATCCCGAGCAGCCGGTCGCTTCCCAGTCCGATCAGATTATTCACCTTTTGGGGAACAAGCCGCATTTGAACATGCCGTAACAAATAATAGCGGAACCCACCCAAATGCTTTCTGTATTGCTTGTACAAATCGACCGTGAAATGGCTTCTAACGAGATTCTCCTGCAAATGTGCGGCGCGCATCCGCTCCCATTCGCGCAGATCGCCCGGAAGCCCGGGCACACCCATGCCCTCGCCGACCGCGTGAAAAACTTCGAATATCTCCTCTTTCTCGGCAATAGTCAGCTTTCTTTCGAGCAGTTCGAATGATCGAATGGAATAATCGATAAGCATAAAAAGCACATCGCGGTAGGCACTGTCGGGGATGCGGGCATTACGGCTGCGTTCGACACCCTGATGGATCGAAGCGATCTGCCGGATTGCGCGCATGGCATCGTCGTATTCCGCGAACACAATCTGGCGCGCATATCCGACCGTCGAAAACAGCCTGCCCAGCGGATCTGCGGGGAGTTTCCCGGTAAAGTACAGCCAATCTACCGACTTGTTCAGCGCGAACTCGGCCGACGCTCCCGCGAATATGAACAGGATCGTATCCGCTTTTCCCCAGATATCCCGCACAATCGAACCTTCATTTACGAACCACTTCATACAGCATGCCTTTTGTCTATTATCCATTCTGATCCCGGCACAAACACAATACCCAACGTATAACCAGCAATTTCCAACCACGAAAAGGTAGTCCAGACGACCATCCGGGCAACCGCGTTATCCTCCAAACCAAGTAACCCGAGGATATGGAAGTACTGGAAGCGCCTCCAGCACGTCGCCTCCCCATGGCCTGACGAGGTCGTCGTGCACATACAACGCGATCCAGACTTCTGCGGCGAACATAACCGAGGCCGCTATCAAATAATTACGTCTGCACATTCAATTCAATATTAATGGGTTAGCATCCAGTTCGATCCGATCGCGCAGTCCTTCGGATGTTCTTCCCGTTTTCACTTTCGACAAAATCGATTCCAGAAGCGGCAGCATGGCATTCAACCCGCCTGTTTTAATGATAAAATTCCAGAGCGGCTCAAATTTTTTCCAGCCGCCGGTGTAGAAAAAATGCTTGGCGATATATTTCAGGGAATCATGTTGTAAACTGGATTTTATTATGTTTTTCCAGCTATAAAAATTATCATAGGCCCACCAGTATCCTTCCTCCAATTTTTCCGCATCGAGCCCGATCGTTTTGTAAACTACGTGCCGCGTATCGTACCGGTCCCAGTTCCGGGTCATGATCCTGCCTTCCGCTTCCATGTTTTTGTACAAATCGGTACCCGGATAAGGTGTCAATATATGATAGGTCGCGGTGGTAATACCCTGGCTTACGCCCCAGTCGACGGTTCGCTTAAAGACATCGCGATCATCGTCATCGAGCCCGAACACGAAGCTTCCGTTAATC harbors:
- a CDS encoding energy transducer TonB, which codes for MVVKSLQYDCDQAALTLIHYMPEWKPAIKSGKPVSVRYYLEIPFDYRNH
- a CDS encoding serine hydrolase; this translates as MKASLRLNILTLVFAAGILPAECQTSRMAAKTDSLFAEWNKPGMPGAAVGVVHAGKLIYAKGFGEADLETGAKIGPETIFHVASVSKQFTAYAIVLLAEQGKLSLDDDIRKYIPEVPDFGKTITIRHLLNHTSGLRDQWNLLAMAGWQLDDVITKQHVMNLVTRQKELNFEPGSAYAYCNTGYTLLAEAASRVTGQPFAYWMERNVFKPLGMKNTQFFDNQEGIVKGRAYSFHRTPGTIGPTMFSKSILSYGNVGATSLFTTVNDLALWIDNFRNPQIGTATIMKQMLERGRLTKGDTLTYAFGLVHGKHKGLAYYGHDGADAGFRSSLIYFPKEDYGFIVLSNQAEFNPPKKNLEMADLYLSSFMKEGKPAAVSPKPAPSGAYAFDSTLFRAYAGSYALDEAPGFVLKFWRDGNNYYTQATGQPSAAIFPSSDSTFFLKVVEASVVFHRAKDGKVNRITLQQNGNHPGTRVNGQEPVATDLVPFVGQYYSPELETIYTIAQKGNELKIRHIHHGEADLKIVGKDKLNAPWWFVQNIEVVRNPSGAVTGIKVSNGRVVNLWFKKLPDDFAADGK
- a CDS encoding PHB depolymerase family esterase, which translates into the protein MFKKLLSAFLILSALSTNAQHVLDSLLIEGHYRVFAYNPSLKVRPGASMVFVMHGSGGEPLGFARRGAKLESLAESENIVVVYPGGYKKYWNECRKASTAVANVENLNEEAFFDALIDLFASRYKINKKQVFATGFSGGGHMSYKLALTMPGKIRAVSAIVANMPTDENMDCTPMNMAIPVMITNGTADQTNPYNGGEVKTPGVTLGTVRSTDQSFQYWARLDGYTGEPVKSIMPDGDTSNDITVEKYTYQKKGKPEVTLLKVVNGRHEFVTDFDMFEESWKFFKRQIGK
- a CDS encoding BRO family protein; its protein translation is MTSQQAPSLFEQIRKSDDGGNEFWSARDLAKVLEYTEYRHFKSAIERAREACMNSGQNIGDHSEDILGMIKPGKGGKRHVEDVKLSRYACYLIVQNADPAKEVVALGQTYFAVQTRLQEIRQMEEYNQLNIENEKRLFLRSELTRNNLLLAEAVALGSAVNSKYCDPGDSGAIVCVSGIVFGCLR
- a CDS encoding DNA polymerase Y family protein, which translates into the protein MPNRFVSIWFPQLATDHRIRLRPELFGLEFVLATPERGKMIVRAANAEASEMGIETGMVVADARAILPSLVVLDDEPDTTRHALQALAEWCLRYSPTVALDEPDGLIMDVTGCAHLWGGERAYMDDLICKLSQAGYTIRTALADTIGTAWAYAHFGPPGAIVPPGGQRTALEKLPPAALRIPAETLEKMQKLGFYRIGNFIRIPAGMLRRRFGQILPDRLEQALGYAQEFIVPIRQVVPYQERLPCLEPIVTAAGIEIALQKLLETLCARLMREGKGLRRGVLTCFRIDGRTQQIDIVTNRASYHVKHLFRLFELKIKTIAPGFGIELFTLEAPEVEAVTITQETMWDTTGGFENTAITELLDAITGRTGAEAIQRYLPQEHHWPERSVKRAPSLHEKPRTGWRTDRQRPVFLLPKPETIQVTAPIPDYPPTMFVYKGKVHYIDKSEGPERIEQEWWLEQGLFRDYYTVEDREGRRYWLFRFGPYSEEEGEEQPEWFIHGFFA
- a CDS encoding PHP domain-containing protein; this translates as MNYTELQVTTNFSFLRGGSHPEELVEHAIALGYKAIAITDRNTLAGIVRAHAAAKNKDFRIIPACRLDLLDGPSLLAYPTDREAYSRLSALLTEGNLRTEKGQCHLYKTDIYRNAKGMKFIAVPPSALNESFDFDPSFAENLQEYREKLGAHLYLGAVRSYQGDDMKKLYRLDQLSKRFDIPLVATNDVHYHNLQRRELQDILTCIREKCTIYNAGFRLHENAERYLKPAAEMQRLFFKFPEAIERTREITDACRFSLNSLKYVYPEELTTEGRTPMEELKHLTWIGAKKRFQNGIPPDVHAKILHEFKFIEEMDYAAYFLTVYDIVRFANQQKILCQGRGSAANSVICYCLGITAVNPEEIDLLFERFISSARNEPPDIDVDFEHERREEVMQYIYNKYGRDRAGIVATVTQVRQKGAVRDVAKAMGMSMDAVNRLSSSLWEFSDEWFDGKIISEHGFDPNDPHLAKILDLAGQYKGFPRQLGQHTGGFVITQGKLSDLCPILNARMENRTCIEWNKDDIDTLGFLKIDVLALGMLTCLRKAFDLLKQHYNIVHDLASIPPNDEKVYDMICRADTIGVFQIESRAQQSMLPRLEA
- a CDS encoding OB-fold nucleic acid binding domain-containing protein: MRPGPIQGDMVHPYLRRRDEIEKEEYPSEELRKILEKTKGVPLFQEQAMNIAIVAADFTPTEADELRRSMATFKAKGVVSRLREKLVSGMMKKGYEKDFAERIFKQLEGFGSYGFPESHAASFALLVYVSSWIKYHHPDVFAAALLNSQPMGFYRPAQIVIDARNHGVEVRPVDINYSFWDNTLENIPDQRCALRLGFRQVKGLKEEEMHILVSSRTRPFTHIHQLLEIGISNTTLEKLADADAFCSIGFDRRQAFWEISALTDRPAGLFAGHAPASNSEPDVRLPAMTLSEHVIHDYSATSLSLKAHPVSFVRDQLNALGATRSIDLQHLNDGQIVKVAGLVLVRQRPGTASGICFITVEDETGTANLVVFKNIFDAYRKEILRSKLLMIEGKVQKEGQVIHVVAGKCFNVSGLLRKLAAIEEQGADVLTLSEVDEKGQPDSRGKSRKILPLKNPQAEIFPASRDFK
- a CDS encoding oxygenase MpaB family protein, whose amino-acid sequence is MKWFVNEGSIVRDIWGKADTILFIFAGASAEFALNKSVDWLYFTGKLPADPLGRLFSTVGYARQIVFAEYDDAMRAIRQIASIHQGVERSRNARIPDSAYRDVLFMLIDYSIRSFELLERKLTIAEKEEIFEVFHAVGEGMGVPGLPGDLREWERMRAAHLQENLVRSHFTVDLYKQYRKHLGGFRYYLLRHVQMRLVPQKVNNLIGLGSDRLLGILLPVYKISRWIGAGAYLRNLLLPEEYKMQVIRLDEAGH